In Phycisphaerae bacterium, a genomic segment contains:
- a CDS encoding anaerobic glycerol-3-phosphate dehydrogenase subunit C produces MTSKNSQQIADELSHLIKGECFADIFTRVVFSTDASIYQIMPLCVAAPKNADDVTAVVKYAYQNNIPVVARGAGSGLGGESLTGGIVLDTTRFMNKIISTNSDGSVVCCEVGVVLDDLNKHLARYGKKIGPDPSSGNRAVIGGVVANNSTGAHSLSYGYIANFVEKIKAVMADGRTLEFVNNVGSGEKKISKDCFDLLSTNAELINRVQPETKRNHSGYNIAGIIHSGRIDMAKLLAGSEGTLAVFTEVTLRTVDIPKVSAVVQFEFDSLDKMARAVPLIVDCGAAACELMGQDLIKIARDAFEQYHDILNPNSVASLLVEYTGNTDEEVKEKIEKTVSAVGGLCYDKKIVFDPAVQKRLFKCRKDAVPLLSRKKGLKQPIPFIEDVSVDNKKLAEYLAGLEKIGEKYKADMVYYGHAGDGEIHVRPYLDLSDPADVKKMTDIADEVFSLALSYGGSLSGEHADGLIHAAFMEKHFGREYCDILKKLKKIFDPKDILNPGKIISDDADIMTQNLRGGNKIIDEKTKTHLNFRPDEFKFELIQCTGCGACKSTDSALRMCPVFRATGNEMDSSRARANLLAAWAKGIITENDFESEAFREILATCLNCKACVIDCPSGVDVSKMMMEVRARLAKRRGLSRAAKVLSSNRYMSILGSAFSPISNMVMSLAPVKSAMQALLGIDKRRPMPKFGFSSFIRKAKKYLAAQPKLEKPIDKVAYFTDTFVNYNDHELGFAVIKFLRANNIDVIIPKQRPAPLPAAVYGDIKTSRKDLRYNVKYLCEAVKGGYKIICSEPSAALCLKEDLRFFVDSPEAKIVSGNTFEFFDYLKNLMKENKLNPAKVHLPGIKILAGLTDKKYVHHTPCHLIALERTPASLEVLKQLAGIDVKELNGGCCGIAGTFGMQKKNYDMSMRIGEKLAEKVAESKADVVLTECSTCQMQIEQLTGKKTEHPIKILAQAFGLIN; encoded by the coding sequence ATGACCAGTAAAAATTCACAACAAATTGCAGATGAGCTTTCGCATCTAATTAAAGGCGAATGCTTCGCTGATATTTTTACCCGCGTTGTGTTCAGTACCGACGCGAGCATATATCAGATAATGCCGCTGTGCGTTGCTGCGCCGAAAAACGCCGACGATGTAACCGCTGTTGTAAAATACGCTTATCAAAACAATATACCGGTGGTTGCGCGCGGGGCCGGAAGCGGACTCGGAGGCGAATCATTGACCGGCGGAATCGTACTCGATACTACCCGATTTATGAACAAAATCATCAGCACGAATTCAGACGGCAGCGTTGTCTGCTGCGAGGTCGGAGTAGTACTGGACGATTTGAATAAACATTTGGCCAGGTACGGCAAAAAAATCGGGCCGGACCCGTCAAGCGGAAACCGCGCGGTAATCGGCGGAGTAGTCGCAAATAATTCCACCGGCGCACATTCGCTAAGCTACGGTTATATCGCAAACTTCGTCGAAAAAATAAAAGCGGTTATGGCGGATGGAAGAACGCTTGAGTTTGTAAATAATGTCGGCAGCGGCGAAAAAAAAATATCAAAAGACTGCTTCGACCTGCTGAGCACAAACGCCGAACTTATTAACAGGGTTCAGCCTGAAACAAAACGAAATCACAGCGGATATAATATCGCAGGTATTATTCACAGCGGCAGGATAGATATGGCAAAGCTGCTGGCAGGGTCGGAAGGGACGCTGGCGGTATTTACGGAAGTTACGCTGCGGACGGTCGATATACCGAAAGTTTCGGCGGTTGTTCAGTTCGAATTCGATTCGCTCGATAAGATGGCGCGGGCTGTTCCGCTGATTGTCGATTGCGGCGCGGCGGCGTGCGAATTGATGGGGCAGGATTTGATAAAAATCGCAAGGGACGCGTTCGAACAATACCACGACATTCTCAATCCCAATTCTGTCGCAAGTCTTCTTGTCGAATACACAGGCAATACAGATGAAGAGGTTAAAGAAAAAATAGAAAAGACAGTTTCAGCGGTCGGCGGATTGTGCTACGACAAAAAAATCGTATTTGACCCGGCGGTGCAGAAGAGACTGTTTAAATGCCGTAAGGACGCGGTTCCGCTATTGAGCAGGAAAAAGGGCCTGAAGCAGCCGATACCGTTTATCGAAGATGTTTCGGTCGATAATAAAAAACTCGCAGAGTATCTGGCGGGTCTGGAGAAAATCGGCGAAAAGTATAAAGCCGATATGGTTTATTACGGACACGCCGGCGACGGAGAGATTCACGTTCGGCCGTATTTGGATTTGTCCGACCCGGCGGATGTAAAAAAAATGACGGATATAGCCGATGAGGTTTTTTCTCTTGCGCTGTCATACGGCGGCTCGCTGAGCGGCGAACACGCCGACGGTTTGATTCACGCGGCGTTTATGGAAAAACATTTCGGCAGGGAATATTGCGATATTCTTAAAAAGCTTAAAAAGATATTCGACCCTAAAGATATTCTTAATCCGGGTAAAATCATTAGCGACGATGCCGATATAATGACGCAAAACCTGCGCGGCGGAAATAAAATCATCGACGAAAAAACAAAGACGCATCTGAATTTCAGGCCGGATGAGTTTAAGTTCGAGCTTATTCAGTGTACCGGCTGCGGAGCGTGCAAGAGCACCGATTCGGCGCTTCGGATGTGCCCGGTGTTTCGGGCGACCGGAAACGAGATGGATTCCTCGCGGGCGCGGGCGAATCTGCTTGCGGCCTGGGCGAAGGGAATTATTACGGAAAATGATTTCGAGTCGGAGGCATTCAGGGAAATTCTTGCGACGTGTCTTAACTGCAAGGCCTGCGTGATTGACTGCCCATCGGGCGTCGATGTTTCAAAAATGATGATGGAAGTCCGGGCGAGACTTGCGAAAAGACGCGGATTGAGCAGGGCGGCAAAGGTTCTGTCGTCCAATCGATATATGAGTATTCTCGGTTCGGCTTTTTCGCCGATAAGTAATATGGTTATGAGTCTTGCGCCTGTGAAATCGGCCATGCAGGCTCTGTTGGGTATCGACAAGAGAAGGCCGATGCCGAAATTCGGATTTTCGAGCTTTATCAGGAAGGCGAAAAAATATCTGGCCGCTCAGCCGAAGCTGGAAAAGCCGATTGATAAGGTTGCGTACTTTACGGATACTTTTGTAAATTACAACGACCATGAACTTGGTTTTGCCGTAATAAAATTTTTGCGGGCCAATAATATAGATGTGATTATTCCCAAACAAAGGCCCGCTCCGCTGCCTGCGGCGGTTTACGGCGATATAAAGACAAGCAGAAAGGATTTGCGGTATAACGTCAAATATCTTTGTGAGGCTGTAAAGGGCGGATATAAAATAATCTGTTCTGAGCCGAGCGCGGCATTGTGCCTTAAGGAAGATTTGAGATTTTTTGTCGATAGTCCGGAAGCAAAAATTGTTTCGGGAAACACGTTTGAGTTTTTCGATTATTTGAAAAATCTTATGAAAGAAAATAAACTCAACCCCGCCAAGGTCCACCTGCCGGGGATTAAAATATTGGCGGGGCTAACCGACAAGAAGTATGTTCATCATACGCCTTGTCATCTTATTGCGCTGGAGAGGACGCCGGCGTCGCTGGAGGTTTTGAAGCAGCTTGCTGGTATAGATGTAAAAGAACTTAACGGCGGATGCTGCGGAATCGCGGGGACATTCGGAATGCAGAAGAAAAATTACGATATGTCAATGCGAATCGGCGAAAAGCTTGCCGAGAAAGTAGCCGAATCGAAAGCGGATGTCGTTCTTACCGAGTGTTCTACCTGTCAAATGCAGATAGAACAATTAACGGGCAAAAAAACCGAGCACCCGATTAAGATATTGGCACAGGCTTTCGGGCTGATAAATTAA
- a CDS encoding NYN domain-containing protein, with amino-acid sequence MAITVTKVITYVDGFNLYFGLRAGNFKRFYWLNIKAMAQNLLKGNQQLVATKYFTTRISGPSDKRIRQTTFLEALETLSDFEIYYGHYLSKPIICRNCGDSWPRFEEKMTDVNIATEMLVDAFGDKFDTALLISADSDLVRPVETIKTMFPQKRVIVFFPPNRSSAALKAVANDQLSIGHGLLAKCQFPDKVIKADGYVLQRPSEWR; translated from the coding sequence ATGGCAATAACCGTAACAAAAGTCATAACTTATGTGGATGGTTTTAATCTATATTTCGGCCTTAGGGCCGGCAATTTTAAGCGGTTTTACTGGCTCAACATAAAAGCGATGGCTCAAAATCTGTTAAAGGGAAATCAGCAACTGGTGGCAACTAAATATTTTACCACTCGAATATCAGGCCCGTCGGATAAAAGAATAAGACAAACCACTTTTCTTGAAGCACTGGAAACTTTGAGCGATTTTGAAATATATTATGGTCACTACTTAAGCAAGCCGATCATCTGCAGAAATTGCGGAGATAGCTGGCCGAGATTTGAAGAAAAAATGACGGATGTCAATATTGCGACAGAGATGCTTGTTGATGCTTTTGGCGACAAGTTTGACACTGCTCTGCTTATTTCTGCTGATAGCGATTTAGTCAGACCGGTCGAGACGATAAAAACAATGTTTCCACAAAAAAGGGTAATTGTATTTTTCCCACCTAACCGCTCTTCCGCAGCATTAAAGGCAGTTGCAAATGATCAGTTGTCCATCGGTCATGGGCTTCTTGCAAAATGTCAATTTCCCGATAAAGTTATCAAAGCAGATGGATACGTATTGCAACGACCCTCAGAATGGCGATAA
- a CDS encoding ATP-binding protein has protein sequence MEPFNKPLREIKADDINVIIENKIPEDRGLDYKRELPPETPAGNKELLKDISAFANTVGGYLVYGIDEEKGVPIKVYGVKIEDFDKFKQRSENLLRTGVAPVIRGVDYHQVDVGGLKKVVIIKIPRSIARPHVVRIDNYFRFHGRNSSGVHQLEIEDLRRAFLESETLATKIRNFRNDRLSAISTNETFAPLVSGAKIVLHIIPDSSFEIGKKYNLGENCSSSFPPSYSIGGYNSRITFDGMMTYWPDLQGVYCYTHIFNNGILERVDANMLIGSDKKIIPPSYEEEMIALLNNYLGSFKRYQIELPAWICLSLIDIKGYVMGTEAIRWHKAVPSITQDELSILPIRIESYDLPVDEILKPAFDSVWNACGYEKCPGYGKDGKWQRYF, from the coding sequence ATGGAACCGTTTAATAAGCCGTTAAGAGAGATTAAGGCGGATGACATAAATGTGATTATTGAAAATAAAATTCCGGAAGATAGAGGTCTGGACTATAAAAGGGAACTGCCGCCAGAAACACCCGCCGGTAATAAAGAACTGCTTAAAGATATCAGCGCATTTGCTAATACAGTTGGCGGCTATCTTGTTTATGGTATTGATGAAGAAAAAGGTGTGCCAATAAAAGTGTATGGAGTAAAAATCGAAGATTTCGATAAATTCAAACAGCGTTCTGAGAATTTGCTCAGAACAGGGGTTGCTCCTGTTATTAGAGGCGTTGATTATCATCAGGTAGATGTTGGTGGATTGAAAAAAGTTGTGATTATAAAAATACCCAGAAGTATCGCAAGACCTCATGTTGTGCGAATTGATAACTATTTTCGTTTTCATGGCAGAAACTCCAGTGGAGTACACCAGCTCGAAATAGAAGATTTAAGAAGAGCGTTTCTGGAATCGGAGACACTTGCCACAAAAATTAGAAACTTCAGAAACGACAGACTTTCTGCAATTTCAACAAATGAAACATTTGCGCCATTGGTATCGGGTGCAAAAATCGTATTACATATAATACCGGATTCATCCTTTGAGATTGGTAAGAAATATAATTTAGGGGAGAATTGTTCTTCAAGTTTTCCGCCAAGTTATAGCATTGGCGGCTATAACAGCAGAATAACATTTGATGGAATGATGACTTATTGGCCGGACTTACAAGGAGTCTATTGTTACACTCATATTTTTAATAATGGAATATTAGAGCGTGTAGATGCCAATATGCTCATAGGTTCCGATAAGAAGATAATACCACCAAGTTATGAAGAAGAAATGATAGCGCTCTTAAATAATTATCTTGGCTCATTCAAAAGATATCAGATTGAATTGCCAGCATGGATATGTTTGTCATTGATAGATATCAAAGGTTATGTAATGGGAACGGAAGCGATTCGATGGCATAAGGCGGTTCCATCCATTACTCAAGACGAGTTAAGTATACTGCCAATAAGGATTGAGAGTTACGATTTACCAGTAGACGAAATTTTGAAACCGGCATTTGATTCGGTTTGGAATGCTTGCGGCTATGAAAAATGCCCAGGTTATGGTAAAGACGGGAAATGGCAGAGGTATTTTTAG
- a CDS encoding ABC transporter ATP-binding protein, with the protein MQKEIEPGDGIIVLKGLSKRFGKLAVLDDISLAFEKGKTTVIIGPSGCGKTVLIKHIIVLLRPSDGEVYFQNQRIDNLDEKELESVRTQMGFLFQGGALFDSLSVQENIMFPVKQHIHKKHQNKLDELTKVKLSMVGMDGFQEYYPAKLSGGQKKRVALARAIALNPEVILYDEPTTGLDPIRSDIINELILKLQKELGITSIVVTHDMKSAYKIADRIIMLHNGKILIDGSAETIKNSTLPLVQRFVSGQVSATDLNSLQVSFEDIKNNGTQ; encoded by the coding sequence GTGCAAAAAGAAATCGAACCCGGAGACGGGATAATAGTATTGAAAGGACTCAGTAAGAGGTTCGGCAAACTTGCCGTGCTCGACGATATTTCGCTCGCATTCGAAAAAGGCAAAACGACAGTGATAATCGGGCCGAGCGGATGCGGCAAAACGGTTCTGATAAAACATATAATAGTTCTGCTGCGGCCGAGCGACGGGGAAGTTTATTTTCAAAATCAAAGAATCGATAACCTCGACGAAAAGGAACTTGAAAGCGTGAGGACTCAAATGGGGTTCCTGTTCCAGGGCGGGGCATTGTTCGACAGTCTTTCCGTACAGGAAAATATAATGTTTCCTGTAAAACAGCATATTCATAAAAAACACCAGAATAAACTCGACGAACTTACGAAAGTAAAACTGTCAATGGTCGGGATGGACGGGTTTCAGGAATATTATCCGGCGAAACTGTCCGGCGGACAGAAAAAAAGAGTGGCGCTGGCACGGGCAATCGCACTTAATCCGGAAGTGATTCTTTACGATGAGCCGACAACGGGACTTGACCCGATACGGTCGGATATAATCAACGAATTGATTTTGAAACTGCAAAAGGAACTTGGCATTACGAGCATCGTGGTAACACACGATATGAAAAGCGCATATAAAATAGCCGACAGGATAATAATGCTGCATAACGGGAAAATACTCATCGACGGCAGCGCCGAGACAATCAAAAACAGTACGCTGCCGCTTGTTCAGCGATTTGTCAGCGGGCAGGTGAGCGCGACAGATTTGAACTCGCTACAGGTTTCGTTCGAGGATATAAAAAATAACGGCACGCAGTAA
- a CDS encoding ABC transporter permease, with the protein MADGTHKNTAVEQLGGRIIKAVGNCGRFARFQVESLVASVAAFFKPATYPLIWEQMLAIGVRSVPVVAITGAFVGMVLAIQAYDQLAGLGIEEHLGVLINLSVVKELGPVLAAVMLAGRVGGALTAELGTMNVTEQILAVRSMGTNPIRYLVAPRLIACLLLTPVLIIYADFLGIIGGYLISVPYLGINSTAYWSFSADGVELWDITIGIAKGFFFGAAIAGMSCYKGFHCKEGAQGVGEACTEAFVGSFILILAIDFILVVIFKALYSSVWPFRSLL; encoded by the coding sequence ATGGCAGATGGAACACACAAAAATACGGCGGTTGAGCAGCTTGGCGGTCGCATAATAAAGGCGGTCGGCAATTGCGGCAGGTTCGCAAGGTTTCAGGTTGAATCGCTGGTTGCTTCTGTCGCGGCGTTTTTCAAGCCGGCGACATATCCGCTGATTTGGGAGCAGATGCTTGCCATCGGCGTCCGCTCTGTTCCGGTCGTGGCAATAACTGGGGCGTTTGTTGGAATGGTGCTGGCGATACAGGCGTACGACCAGTTGGCCGGTCTTGGAATCGAGGAACATCTCGGAGTGCTGATAAATCTGTCGGTTGTTAAGGAGCTTGGGCCGGTGCTTGCGGCGGTGATGCTTGCAGGAAGAGTCGGCGGGGCGCTGACGGCAGAGCTTGGAACAATGAACGTGACAGAACAAATACTCGCCGTCCGAAGTATGGGGACAAATCCAATCCGATACCTTGTCGCGCCGCGACTGATAGCGTGCCTGCTGCTTACGCCGGTGCTGATTATCTATGCGGACTTTCTGGGTATAATAGGCGGGTATCTAATCAGCGTTCCATATCTCGGAATAAACAGTACGGCGTACTGGAGCTTCAGTGCCGACGGGGTCGAACTTTGGGATATTACAATCGGTATCGCAAAAGGATTTTTCTTCGGCGCGGCAATCGCGGGTATGAGCTGCTATAAGGGGTTCCACTGCAAAGAAGGCGCACAAGGCGTCGGCGAAGCCTGCACTGAAGCGTTTGTCGGGAGCTTTATTCTAATACTGGCAATCGATTTTATTCTTGTCGTGATATTCAAAGCTCTTTACTCGTCAGTATGGCCGTTCAGAAGTCTGCTTTAG
- a CDS encoding acetate/propionate family kinase, with protein sequence MKKQTKILVLNCGSSSLKYRLIEMPGESEIVSGEAQRVGPKTNEASQIVYTQGGKTETYIAEMRDHQTAFREIMKILAGVKNFQPDAIGHRVVHGGRVFTTHTIVTEDVMKNIERIKELAPIHNPPSISLIQECWKIYPELPQVMIFDTAFHSTIPDYARTYAIPKQLSEELGFYKYGFHGTSHQYVSQEAAKMLGIKPEKLNAVSCHLGSGGASLCAIVNGESVDNTMGYSPLVGLLMSTRCGDIGASVLLKLLANFDGNRKEVETLLNQNSGVLGLSGVSADIRDILQRKESKNENEAMGLTANMYLWRIKKYLGAYLAVVGKPAAIIFTDTIGETVPEVRAAVCSDMEWFGISVDNERNNNCNTFPKNIAAESSDVQILVIKTNEELAIARESFRLLGKNEKRGER encoded by the coding sequence ATGAAAAAACAAACGAAAATCCTGGTTCTGAACTGCGGCAGTTCATCGCTGAAATACAGGCTGATTGAAATGCCGGGCGAAAGCGAGATTGTCAGCGGCGAAGCTCAACGAGTCGGACCGAAGACAAACGAAGCTTCACAGATAGTTTATACTCAAGGCGGCAAAACTGAAACATACATCGCTGAGATGCGGGACCACCAGACGGCGTTCAGGGAAATAATGAAGATTTTGGCCGGCGTAAAAAATTTCCAGCCGGACGCCATAGGCCACAGGGTCGTTCACGGCGGCAGGGTTTTTACTACTCATACAATCGTTACCGAAGATGTGATGAAAAACATCGAACGGATAAAAGAGCTTGCACCGATTCACAATCCGCCTTCCATTTCGCTGATTCAGGAATGCTGGAAAATTTATCCGGAGCTTCCGCAGGTAATGATATTCGATACGGCGTTTCATTCGACGATACCCGATTACGCCCGCACATACGCGATACCGAAACAATTGAGTGAAGAACTCGGTTTTTATAAATATGGATTTCACGGGACGAGTCATCAATATGTTTCGCAGGAAGCGGCCAAAATGCTCGGAATAAAACCTGAAAAGCTCAACGCGGTAAGCTGTCATCTCGGAAGCGGCGGGGCGAGCCTGTGTGCCATAGTAAATGGTGAATCAGTTGATAATACGATGGGATATTCGCCTCTTGTCGGACTGCTTATGAGTACCAGGTGCGGAGATATCGGGGCTTCGGTATTATTGAAACTGCTTGCCAATTTCGACGGAAACCGAAAGGAAGTCGAAACGCTTCTGAACCAAAACAGCGGCGTGCTCGGACTATCCGGCGTATCCGCGGATATAAGAGATATATTGCAGAGAAAAGAAAGTAAAAACGAAAATGAAGCAATGGGTCTTACCGCGAATATGTACCTGTGGCGGATTAAAAAATATCTGGGCGCATACCTGGCGGTTGTCGGTAAACCTGCGGCAATCATATTTACCGATACGATAGGCGAGACCGTGCCGGAAGTTCGCGCGGCAGTATGCAGCGATATGGAATGGTTTGGAATATCGGTCGATAACGAACGCAACAATAACTGTAACACATTTCCAAAAAATATAGCCGCTGAAAGCAGCGATGTGCAAATACTCGTTATTAAGACAAATGAAGAACTTGCCATTGCCAGGGAAAGTTTTCGGCTGCTTGGTAAAAACGAAAAGCGAGGCGAACGATGA